AACGTAGGCCGTTACAAAATCAATAAAAAGCTTCACATCAAAAACCGTCTGTTCAATCAACGTCTTGCTGAGACACTGATTGATACGACAACTGGTGAAATCATCGCTGAAGCAGGACAAATGGTAGACCGCCGCCTGTTGGACGAGATTTTGGCACAACTAGAAGAGTCGGTTGGACATCGTACGTATCATGTTGCTAGTGGCGTATTGGAAAGCAACGATATTCCGCTTCAAACGATCGATGTATTCTCGCCAATTGAAGACGGTAAAGTAGTAAAACTGATTGCCAATGGAAATATCGATAAATCGGTTAAGAACATTACGCCTGCCGATATTATTTCCTCCATCAGTTATTTTATTAACTTGCTTCACGGAATCGGAAGTACAGACGACATTGACCATTTGGGTAACCGTCGTTTGCGTTCTGTAGGTGAGTTACTGCAAAATCAGTTCCGTATTGGTCTGTCCCGTATGGAACGCGTGGTACGCGAAAGAATGTCAATTCAGGATGCTAATGTAATTACGCCACAGGCGCTGATTAACATACGTCCGGTCATTGCGTCGATTAAAGAGTTCTTTGGTAGCTCCCAGCTGTCTCAGTTCATGGATCAGACAAACCCGCTTGCTGAATTAACGCACAAACGTCGTCTGTCTGCACTCGGACCCGGCGGTTTGACGCGCGAACGCGCGGGCATGGAAGTACGTGACGTCCATCCGAGTCACTACGGCCGTATGTGTCCTATCGAGACACCAGAGGGACCAAACATTGGTTTGATCAACTCTTTGTCCACTTTCGCACGTATCAACGAGTACGGATTTATCGAAGCTCCTTATCGCTGGGTAGATCCGAAAACCGGAAAAGTTACAGATCAGATTGATTACCTGACTGCTGATGAAGAAGATAACTACATCGTTGCTCAGGCAAATGCGGAATTGACGGAAGAAAACACCTTTAAGGATGAAATCGTTATTGTCCGTTATAACAAGCAGTCTGATAACATTATTCCGATGGCAAGTAGCCGTGTTGATTACATGGATGTATCGCCTAAACAGGTCGTATCGGTCGCTACTGCACTGATTCCGTTCCTGGAGAATGATGACTCGAACCGCGCATTGATGGGTTCCAACATGCAGCGGCAGGCTGTTCCACTACTGATTCCGAAAGCGCCTTTGGTAGGAACAGGGATGGAACATAAGTCTGCAAAAGATTCTGGTGTTTGCGTTGTGTCCAAGTACAACGGGGTAATTGAACGTTCTTCGGCTAACGAAATTTGGTTGCGTCGTATTGAAAATGTAGATGGTACTGAAGTAAAAGGCGATATTGTTAAGTATAAATTACACAAATTTATGCGTTCTAACCAAGGAACATGCATCAACCAGCGTCCAATCGTAAACAGAGGCGATATTGTCAAGGTTGGCGATATTCTAGCGGATGGTCCATCCACAGAAATGGGCGAGTTGGCATTGGGACGTAACGTTGTCGTAGCGTTCATGACTTGGGAAGGTTACAACTACGAGGATGCGATCTTGCTGAGCGAGAAGCTGGTTAAAGAGGATGTATACACCTCGATCCATATCGAGGAATACGAATCCGAGGCTCGTGATACGAAGCTTGGACCAGAAGAAATCACTCGTGATATTCCGAATGTTGGTGAAGAAGCGCTTCGTAATCTAGATGAGCGCGGCATCATTCGCATCGGTGCGGAAATTGCCGCAGGTGACATTCTTGTTGGTAAAGTAACACCTAAGGGTGTGACTGAGCTGACAGCTGAAGAACGTCTCTTGCATGCAATCTTCGGTGAGAAGGCGCGCGAGGTTCGTGATACTTCCTTGAGAGTTCCTCATGGAACCGACGGGATCGTTGTAGATGTTAAAGTATTTACACGTGAAAATGGCGATGAGCTGCCACCGGGTGTAAACCAGCTGGTACGCGTATACATTGCTCAAAAACGTAAAATTTCCGAAGGCGATAAAATGGCCGGACGTCACGGTAACAAGGGTGTCGTTGCCCGAATTCTGCCTGAAGAAGATATGCCATTCTTGCCAGATGGTACCCCAGTACAAGTCGTACTGAACCCACTGGGCGTACCTTCACGGATGAACATCGGACAGGTGCTCGAAGTGCATCTGGGTATGGCTGCAATGCGTCTTGGTATTCATGTGGCAACTCCAGTATTCGATGGTGCCAAGGAGTATGACGTATTTGATACGATGGAAGAAGCGGGTATGCAACGCAATGGTAAGACGGTGTTGTATGATGGACGTACAGGTGATCGTTTTGAACGTGAAGTTACTGTCGGTGTCATGCACATGATCAAACTGGCGCACATGGTCGACGATAAGATCCACGCCCGTTCTACAGGTCCTTACTCTCTCGTTACGCAACAGCCGTTGGGTGGTAAAGCCCAATTCGGTGGTCAGCGCTTCGGGGAGATGGAAGTATGGGCACTGGAGGCCTACGGTGCAGCGTACACGCTTCAGGAAATTTTGACTGTGAAATCCGATGATGTGGTTGGACGTGTTAAAACTTACGAGTCCATCGTCAAAGGTGAAAATGTCCCTGAACCGGGTGTTCCTGAATCATTCAAGGTCTTGATCAAAGAGCTGCAAAGCTTGGGTATGGACGTGAAGATTCTGTCTGAAGACGAACAAGAGATCGAAATGAGAGAGCTTGATGATGAAGATGACACAACTGGCGATAAGCTGAGTTTGAATCTGGAAGGCTCTGAGGTTGGCGTAGAGTAATTTGACTGCTGACTGACTCATATCAGCTTTGTTATATGCCTCGATCCATTTTTGGATGGATCAGGCTTCTTGATACCGCCCGGTGCTGCCGGGCGGTATCAAACCTAAAAACTCAGGATTTGGTTAAGGAGGGTTGCTCCTTGTTGGACGTTAACAATTTCGAATATATGAAAATCGGGCTTGCTTCCCCCGAAAAGATTCGTTCTTGGTCCCGCGGAGAAGTCAAAAAACCGGAGACGATTAACTATCGTACGCTTAAACCGGAAAAAGAAGGACTATTTTGCGAGAAAATTTTCGGACCTACGAAAGATTGGGAATGTCACTGTGGTAAGTACAAACGTGTACGCTATAAAGGTGTTGTCTGTGACCGCTGTGGAGTAGAAGTTACTCGCGCTAAGGTTCGCCGTGAGCGTATGGGCCACATTGAGTTGGCAGCTCCTGTATCGCACATTTGGTACTTCAAAGGCATTCCGAGTCGTATGGGTCTTGCTCTTGATATGTCTCCAAGATCTTTGGAAGAGATCATTTACTTCGCATCTTATGTTGTAACCGATCCAGGAGATACGCCTTTGGAGAAAAAGCAACTCCTGTCCGAGAAAGAATACCGCAGCTATCGTGAGAAATATGGCTACGGATTCCAGGCAGGAATGGGTGCTGAAGCGGTTAAAAAGCTTCTTCAAGATTTAGATATAGACAAAGAATTGGAATTTTTGAAAGAAGAGCTGCGTACAGCTCAAGGGCAACGTCGAAACCGTGCGATCAAGCGCCTTGAAGTTATTGAGGCATTCCGTAACTCTGGCAACCAACCGGATTGGATGATCATGGACGTACTGCCTGTTATTCCTCCTGAGCTTCGTCCAATGGTACAGTTGGATGGTGGACGTTTTGCTACTTCTGACCTTAATGATCTGTATCGTCGTGTTATTAACCGTAATAACCGTCTGAAACGCTTGTTAGATCTGGGTGCGCCAGATATTATCGTGCAAAGTGAAAAACGGATGCTGCAGGAAGCTGTTGACGCTCTGATTGATAATGGTCGTCGTGGTCGTCCTGTTACAGGTCCGGGTAATCGTCCTTTGAAATCCCTCAGCCACATGCTGAAAGGTAAACAAGGACGTTTCCGTCAAAACTTGCTCGGTAAACGTGTTGACTACTCCGGTCGTTCCGTTATCGTAGTAGGTCCGTACTTGAAGATGTACCAATGCGGTCTGCCAAAAGAGATGGCGCTGGAGCTGTTCAAACCTTTTGTTATGAAAGAACTTGTTAACAAAGGTTTGGCACACAACATTAAGAGTGCGAAGCGTAAAGTAGAGCGTGTGAGTGCTGAAGTGTGGGATGTGCTCGAAGAAGTAATCAAAGAACATCCGGTTCTTCTAAACCGTGCCCCTACGCTGCATAGATTGGGTATTCAAGCGTTTGAACCGATCTTGGTTGAAGGTCGTGCGATTCGTTTGCATCCACTCGTATGTACGGCGTATAATGCCGACTTTGACGGTGACCAAATGGCGGTTCACGTTCCGTTGTCTGCAGAAGCTCAAGCGGAAGCTCGTTTGCTCATGCTGGCATCCGGCAACATTTTGAATCCAAAAGACGGCAAGCCTGTTGTTACCCCTTCCCAGGATATGGTCCTTGGTTCATTCTATTTGACTATGGACAACAAGGAAGAAGAGGGAAGTAACATGATCCTTCGCAACCCGAATGAGGCTATCTCGGCTTATCAACGTGGAACAGCGGGTCTTCATGCTCGTGTAGCTATTCCGGTTAAGGCTTTGAATAAAACTAGCTTTACAGAGAAGCAACAGGATGCAATGTTGATTACAACCGTGGGTAAAATTATCTTTAATGAGATTTTCCCGGCAAGCTTCCCGTACATCAATGACGCTACTCGTGCCAACCTGCTCTATGGTACTGCTGAAGAGTTCTTTGTTTACGATAAGGGTGTAAACCTCACTGAAGCCATCCAGAACGCTCCGCAAGCTAGTGGAGTGGGCAAGGATTACCTTGGTAATATCATCGCCCGTTGCTTTGAGATTTACCATACGACAGAAACTGCTGTGATTTTGGATAAAATCAAACAGCTTGGCTTTACGTATTCTACTCGTGCAGGTGTGACGGTTGCTGTGGCAGACGTAGTTGTACCTCAAGAGAAACAGGATATTCTTAAAGCGTCTGATGATAAAGCACAAGTCGTGACCAATCAGTACCGTCGTGGTCTGATTACGAACGAGGAACGCTATGATCGGATTATTGATATTTGGTCCAAGGCCAAAGACGATATTACAGACATTTTGATGAAATCCATGGATCGCTACAACTCTATCATGATGATGGTTGACTCCAAAGCGCGTGGTAACAAATCGCAGATTACCCAGCTTGGCGGTATGCGTGGACTGATGGCGAATCCATCGGGTCGTATTATCGAGCTCCCAATTAAATCGAATTTCCGTGAAGGTCTGACAGTACTCGAGTACTTCATCTCCACTCACGGAGCGCGTAAAGGTTTGGCGGATACAGCGTTACGTACGGCTGACTCCGGTTACCTGACTCGTCGTCTCGTTGATGTGGCACAAGATGTTATCGTGCGCGAAGATGACTGCGGAACGGATAAAGGCTTTACAGTAAGCCGCATCCAGGACGGTAAAGAAGTCATTGAGGACCTGTACGATCGTCTGGAAGGTCGTTATTGCTTCGAAACTGTACGTCATCCTGAGACGGGTGAGATCTTGGCTAGACGCAACGAATTGATTGACTCCAACAAAGCTGAGGCGATCGTCAAAGCTGGTGTGGATAAAGTTCAAATTCGTTCCGTGCTAAGCTGCCGTGCCAAACATGGCGTCTGCAAAAAATGTTACGGCCGTAATCTGGCTACTGGCAAACACGTTGAGATTGGTGAAGCGGTTGGTATTATCGCGGCTCAATCCATCGGTGAACCAGGGACACAGCTCACCATGCGTACGTTCCACACAGGTGGTGTAGCGGGCGACGATATCACACAAGGTTTGCCTCGTATCCAGGAGCTTTTTGAAGCACGTAATCCTAAAGGTCAGGCAACCATCAGTGAAATTGACGGTGTAGTTAAAGAAGTTCGTGAAGGGAAAGACCGTCGCGAAATCGACATTCAGGGTGAAGCTGAAACAAAAACCTATTCGGTCACTTATGGTTCACGTTTGCGCGTAAGCGAAGGCATGACTGTTGAAGCCGGGGACGAACTGACGGATGGTTCGATTGACCCTAAAGAAATGCTGCGTATTAAAGGTATTCGCGGGGTGCAGAACTATATCCTTCAGGAAGTTCAACGTGTATACCGGAACCAAGGTGTTGAAATCAACGACAAGCACGTAGAAGTTATGATTCGTCAAATGTTGCGTAAAATTCGTATCATTGATGCGGGTGACACAACACTACTTCCAGGTTCATTTGTGGATGTGCATGAGTATGAAAATGCAAACAAGATAGCGATTCTCAGCGGCCAAGAACCAGCGGTAGCCAAACCGGTTCTCCTTGGTATTACCAAGGCCTCTCTGGAAACGGACTCCTTCTTGTCAGCAGCTTCCTTCCAAGAAACTACTCGTGTCCTGACAGATGCAGCTATCAAAGGAAAAGTCGATCAGTTGCTTGGATTGAAAGAGAATGTAATTATCGGTAAATTGATCCCTGCGGGAACAGGTATGAATCGTTACCGTAGCGTGAAATTTGCCCAGCCTGAAGAGGGGCAATCCTCATCTGAGGAACTCGAACCCATTTCAGCTGAGTAGTAATATAAAAATAATATGATAAGCCCGGAACACCGTAGATATAAGCTTTGGTAAAGGCTGTAGCAACGGTGCTCCGGTACTTCTTATAAAAATGTAACGTATTACTGTGTTTAAATAGATTATAGTTGATAATTGTCTTGACATTGTTCATAGTCAATGCTAATATAGCAAAGGTGCGTGAGCAGCCTATATGCTATTGGGTCTTTTCGGAGGAATGAGATATGTCTAAAGAACAGGGACTGCAAGATGCTCATGTCAAAATCGGTACCAAACAAACCATTCGTATGGTAGAAATGGGCTTCGCCTCGGAAGTATATGTGGCAGAGGATGCAGATCAGCGTTTCACTTCCAACATCATTGATTTGTGCAACAAGCACGGGGTCAAAGTGACTCTCGTAGATACAATGAAAAATCTCGGAGCTGCATGCGGGATTGAAGTGGGAGCTGCGATGGCTGCTATCGTAAAACAATAGGGTAAGGAACGTTTTTGTCTAGGGAATTGTTATTCTTGGCGGCAAAGACTTTTCATTTGTTCTTTTATGAACCGCCTGGGTCTGTGGGCTTAGATAAGGTTTGTAAAGTAACAGCAAAAATTGAGGAAGGGGGTGGCAACCAACATGCCAACTATTAACCAACTGGTTCGTAAAGGACGTCAAGCCAAAATCGAGAAATCGAAATCACCGGCTTTGCAAAAAGGTTTTAATGCCTTGAAACGTGAAGCTACCGACATCAGTGCCCCGCAAAAACGCGGAGTTTGCACTCGTGTAGGTACTATGACTCCGAAAAAACCAAACTCCGCACTTCGTAAATATGCTCGTGTTCGCTTGACGAACCGTGTAGAGGTGACTGCTTACATTCCAGGTATTGGACATAACCTTCAAGAACACAGCGTAGTGCTGATTCGTGGCGGTCGTGTAAAAGACCTTCCGGGTGTGCGTTACCACATCGTTCGCGGTGCTTTGGATACTGCAGGCGTAAACAACCGCATGCAAGCTCGTTCCAAATACGGCGCAAAACGCCCTAAAGCTAAAAAATCCTAATGAATATAAACCGCGTATGCAGGTTTAACATGTAAGAAAGGGGGATATCCATGCCACGCAAAGGTCCAGTTACCAAAAGAGACGTGTTGCCAGATCCGGTATACAACAGCAAGTTGGTTACTCGCTTGATCAACCGCATCATGCTCGACGGAAAACGAGGCGTTGCTCAAAGCATTCTGTATAATGCGTTCAAGCTTATCCAAGAACGTACGGGTAATGACCCGATGGAAGTATTTGAAGCAGCTATCAAGAATATCATGCCAGTCCTGGAAGTTAAAGCACGCCGTGTCGGCGGTGCCAACTACCAAGTACCAATCGAGGTAAAACCAGAAAGACGTACGTCCCTGGGATTACGTTGGCTCGTAAACTACTCCCGCAACCGCGGCGAGAAAACTATGGAAGAGCGTTTGGCGGCTGAGATTATCGATGCTTCCAACAACACAGGCGCTTCCGTGAAGAAACGTGAAGACACGCACAAAATGGCTGAAGCGAACAAAGCGTTTGCTCACTATCGTTGGTAGGATTCAGCTTAAAAAAATAACTTCAATTTTGAAGGGAGACCCATTTCATGGCAAGAGAGTTCTCCTTGAAAAATACACGTAATATCGGGATCATGGCTCATATTGACGCGGGTAAAACCACAACAACAGAGCGGATCTTGTTCTACACAGGCCGTACGCACAAAATCGGTGAAGTTCACGAAGGTGCTGCGACAATGGACTGGATGGAACAAGAACAAGAGCGCGGAATCACGATTACTTCCGCTGCGACGACCGCTGCCTGGAAAGGTCACCGCGTCAATATCATCGACACCCCGGGGCACGTTGACTTCACTGTTGAAGTTGAACGTTCCCTTCGTGTATTGGACGGAGCAGTTGGTGTTTTCAGTGCGAAAGAAGGCGTTGAGCCTCAGTCTGAAACCGTATGGAGACAGGCTGATCGCTATGGCGTTCCACGGATCGCAT
This window of the Paenibacillus polymyxa genome carries:
- the rpoB gene encoding DNA-directed RNA polymerase subunit beta — translated: MAGHLVQYGRRTRRSYARINEVLEVPNLIEIQQKSYDWFLEEGLREMFRDISPIQDFTGNLILEFIDYSLGEPKYTVDDAKERDVTYAAPLRVKVRLINKETGEVKEQEVFMGDFPLMTETGTFIINGAERVIVSQLVRSPSVYFSTKVDKNAKTTYTATVIPNRGAWLELEMDAKDIIYVRIDRTRKIPVTVLLRALGFGTDAEILDLLGNDEYIRNTLDKDNTDSTEKALIEIYERLRPGEPPTLDNAKSLLVARFFDPKRYDLANVGRYKINKKLHIKNRLFNQRLAETLIDTTTGEIIAEAGQMVDRRLLDEILAQLEESVGHRTYHVASGVLESNDIPLQTIDVFSPIEDGKVVKLIANGNIDKSVKNITPADIISSISYFINLLHGIGSTDDIDHLGNRRLRSVGELLQNQFRIGLSRMERVVRERMSIQDANVITPQALINIRPVIASIKEFFGSSQLSQFMDQTNPLAELTHKRRLSALGPGGLTRERAGMEVRDVHPSHYGRMCPIETPEGPNIGLINSLSTFARINEYGFIEAPYRWVDPKTGKVTDQIDYLTADEEDNYIVAQANAELTEENTFKDEIVIVRYNKQSDNIIPMASSRVDYMDVSPKQVVSVATALIPFLENDDSNRALMGSNMQRQAVPLLIPKAPLVGTGMEHKSAKDSGVCVVSKYNGVIERSSANEIWLRRIENVDGTEVKGDIVKYKLHKFMRSNQGTCINQRPIVNRGDIVKVGDILADGPSTEMGELALGRNVVVAFMTWEGYNYEDAILLSEKLVKEDVYTSIHIEEYESEARDTKLGPEEITRDIPNVGEEALRNLDERGIIRIGAEIAAGDILVGKVTPKGVTELTAEERLLHAIFGEKAREVRDTSLRVPHGTDGIVVDVKVFTRENGDELPPGVNQLVRVYIAQKRKISEGDKMAGRHGNKGVVARILPEEDMPFLPDGTPVQVVLNPLGVPSRMNIGQVLEVHLGMAAMRLGIHVATPVFDGAKEYDVFDTMEEAGMQRNGKTVLYDGRTGDRFEREVTVGVMHMIKLAHMVDDKIHARSTGPYSLVTQQPLGGKAQFGGQRFGEMEVWALEAYGAAYTLQEILTVKSDDVVGRVKTYESIVKGENVPEPGVPESFKVLIKELQSLGMDVKILSEDEQEIEMRELDDEDDTTGDKLSLNLEGSEVGVE
- the rpoC gene encoding DNA-directed RNA polymerase subunit beta' — encoded protein: MLDVNNFEYMKIGLASPEKIRSWSRGEVKKPETINYRTLKPEKEGLFCEKIFGPTKDWECHCGKYKRVRYKGVVCDRCGVEVTRAKVRRERMGHIELAAPVSHIWYFKGIPSRMGLALDMSPRSLEEIIYFASYVVTDPGDTPLEKKQLLSEKEYRSYREKYGYGFQAGMGAEAVKKLLQDLDIDKELEFLKEELRTAQGQRRNRAIKRLEVIEAFRNSGNQPDWMIMDVLPVIPPELRPMVQLDGGRFATSDLNDLYRRVINRNNRLKRLLDLGAPDIIVQSEKRMLQEAVDALIDNGRRGRPVTGPGNRPLKSLSHMLKGKQGRFRQNLLGKRVDYSGRSVIVVGPYLKMYQCGLPKEMALELFKPFVMKELVNKGLAHNIKSAKRKVERVSAEVWDVLEEVIKEHPVLLNRAPTLHRLGIQAFEPILVEGRAIRLHPLVCTAYNADFDGDQMAVHVPLSAEAQAEARLLMLASGNILNPKDGKPVVTPSQDMVLGSFYLTMDNKEEEGSNMILRNPNEAISAYQRGTAGLHARVAIPVKALNKTSFTEKQQDAMLITTVGKIIFNEIFPASFPYINDATRANLLYGTAEEFFVYDKGVNLTEAIQNAPQASGVGKDYLGNIIARCFEIYHTTETAVILDKIKQLGFTYSTRAGVTVAVADVVVPQEKQDILKASDDKAQVVTNQYRRGLITNEERYDRIIDIWSKAKDDITDILMKSMDRYNSIMMMVDSKARGNKSQITQLGGMRGLMANPSGRIIELPIKSNFREGLTVLEYFISTHGARKGLADTALRTADSGYLTRRLVDVAQDVIVREDDCGTDKGFTVSRIQDGKEVIEDLYDRLEGRYCFETVRHPETGEILARRNELIDSNKAEAIVKAGVDKVQIRSVLSCRAKHGVCKKCYGRNLATGKHVEIGEAVGIIAAQSIGEPGTQLTMRTFHTGGVAGDDITQGLPRIQELFEARNPKGQATISEIDGVVKEVREGKDRREIDIQGEAETKTYSVTYGSRLRVSEGMTVEAGDELTDGSIDPKEMLRIKGIRGVQNYILQEVQRVYRNQGVEINDKHVEVMIRQMLRKIRIIDAGDTTLLPGSFVDVHEYENANKIAILSGQEPAVAKPVLLGITKASLETDSFLSAASFQETTRVLTDAAIKGKVDQLLGLKENVIIGKLIPAGTGMNRYRSVKFAQPEEGQSSSEELEPISAE
- a CDS encoding ribosomal L7Ae/L30e/S12e/Gadd45 family protein, which codes for MSKEQGLQDAHVKIGTKQTIRMVEMGFASEVYVAEDADQRFTSNIIDLCNKHGVKVTLVDTMKNLGAACGIEVGAAMAAIVKQ
- the rpsL gene encoding 30S ribosomal protein S12; amino-acid sequence: MPTINQLVRKGRQAKIEKSKSPALQKGFNALKREATDISAPQKRGVCTRVGTMTPKKPNSALRKYARVRLTNRVEVTAYIPGIGHNLQEHSVVLIRGGRVKDLPGVRYHIVRGALDTAGVNNRMQARSKYGAKRPKAKKS
- the rpsG gene encoding 30S ribosomal protein S7; this translates as MPRKGPVTKRDVLPDPVYNSKLVTRLINRIMLDGKRGVAQSILYNAFKLIQERTGNDPMEVFEAAIKNIMPVLEVKARRVGGANYQVPIEVKPERRTSLGLRWLVNYSRNRGEKTMEERLAAEIIDASNNTGASVKKREDTHKMAEANKAFAHYRW